A stretch of the Deltaproteobacteria bacterium IMCC39524 genome encodes the following:
- the yihA gene encoding ribosome biogenesis GTP-binding protein YihA/YsxC, producing the protein MIVHSVDFITSAPALASCPPPEWPEIAFAGRSNVGKSSLINCLLNRKGLVRTSSTPGRTQLLNYFAINDQLYFVDLPGYGFARAPRSVREKWQPMVHGYLKGRATLKAVVWLLDVRREPSKEDLQFLDWLEESAIPTIPVVTKIDKVSRNELGRCLAKISSSTGLPVELFTPFSVLSRKGHAELWELISMALEPDEIPDVTNDDSVND; encoded by the coding sequence ATGATTGTGCATAGTGTTGATTTTATAACCAGTGCTCCCGCATTGGCGAGTTGTCCCCCCCCAGAATGGCCGGAAATCGCATTTGCCGGACGTAGTAACGTTGGTAAAAGTAGCCTGATCAACTGTTTGCTGAATCGCAAAGGGTTGGTTCGTACCTCGTCGACTCCGGGGCGGACGCAATTGCTTAACTATTTTGCGATTAATGACCAGCTGTATTTTGTCGACCTGCCAGGCTATGGTTTTGCCCGGGCTCCCCGCTCGGTACGCGAAAAGTGGCAGCCGATGGTGCATGGCTACCTTAAGGGGCGTGCCACCCTTAAGGCTGTCGTCTGGCTTCTCGACGTTCGCCGTGAACCGAGCAAGGAAGATTTGCAATTTCTCGATTGGCTGGAGGAGAGTGCGATCCCCACCATTCCTGTCGTGACAAAGATAGACAAGGTCAGTCGTAATGAACTGGGGCGTTGTCTGGCAAAGATTTCAAGCAGCACCGGACTTCCGGTTGAGCTCTTTACTCCTTTTTCGGTGTTAAGCCGAAAGGGGCACGCGGAGCTGTGGGAGTTGATCTCCATGGCTCTAGAGCCCGATGAAATCCCTGATGTTACAAATGACGATTCCGTGAACGACTGA
- the cobC gene encoding alpha-ribazole phosphatase — MQRTRLFLVRHGQVEGHEEKRYNGQVNVPLTPLGRQQSARVRDHMTSNPVDAVYSSDLDRSCYCAELIAEAHNLQPVTDAALRELHVGDWEGRTWAELHEAYPDDWQARLKDLVNFQVPGGESLQDAANRIRPTLRKILKEHVGGHIALVAHGGVNRIILLDAIGAPLQQAFSIEQDFGCLNIIDYFEGGNSVVKLLNGVSHQDG, encoded by the coding sequence ATGCAACGAACACGGCTCTTTCTGGTGCGTCATGGCCAGGTTGAAGGACATGAAGAGAAACGTTATAACGGCCAGGTTAATGTGCCGCTTACTCCGTTGGGTCGGCAACAGTCCGCTCGCGTTCGAGATCATATGACCAGCAATCCTGTTGACGCAGTTTACAGCAGCGACCTGGATCGCAGTTGCTACTGTGCGGAACTTATCGCTGAAGCACACAATCTGCAGCCTGTCACTGATGCTGCGTTACGGGAATTGCATGTCGGCGACTGGGAAGGCCGGACCTGGGCTGAACTTCACGAGGCCTACCCTGATGATTGGCAGGCAAGGCTTAAAGACCTGGTGAACTTCCAGGTGCCGGGAGGCGAAAGTCTGCAGGATGCAGCGAATCGTATTCGTCCCACCCTTAGGAAGATCCTTAAAGAGCACGTGGGTGGTCACATCGCACTGGTCGCTCATGGAGGGGTTAATCGGATTATCTTGCTCGATGCCATTGGTGCGCCCCTGCAGCAGGCTTTTTCTATTGAGCAGGATTTTGGCTGCCTGAATATTATTGACTACTTTGAAGGCGGCAATTCGGTTGTGAAACTCCTCAATGGGGTCTCTCATCAGGACGGCTGA